In Urechidicola croceus, a single window of DNA contains:
- the idi gene encoding isopentenyl-diphosphate Delta-isomerase: MTEEQVILVNENDEQIGLMPKMEAHEKALLHRAFSVFVFNKKGELMLQQRAKDKYHSPLLWTNTCCSHQREGETNIVAGKRRLQEEMGFVCELEEVFSFIYKAPFDNGLTEHELDHVMVGSYNQNPNINSSEVESYKWMTLEEVKVDMELNPKKYTAWFQIIFEKYYNFIK, translated from the coding sequence ATGACAGAAGAACAAGTAATTTTAGTAAATGAAAATGATGAGCAAATTGGTTTAATGCCCAAAATGGAAGCACATGAAAAAGCTCTTTTACATAGAGCATTTTCAGTTTTTGTTTTCAATAAAAAAGGTGAGTTAATGCTTCAGCAGAGAGCTAAAGATAAATACCATTCACCTTTATTATGGACAAATACTTGTTGCAGCCATCAGCGTGAAGGTGAAACAAATATTGTAGCAGGAAAAAGAAGACTTCAAGAAGAAATGGGATTTGTATGCGAGTTAGAAGAAGTTTTTTCGTTTATTTATAAAGCACCTTTTGACAATGGGTTGACTGAACATGAATTAGATCATGTTATGGTTGGGAGTTATAATCAAAATCCAAATATAAATTCTAGTGAGGTAGAGAGTTATAAGTGGATGACATTAGAAGAAGTCAAAGTTGATATGGAGCTTAATCCAAAAAAATATACTGCTTGGTTTCAAATTATATTCGAAAAATATTATAACTTTATAAAGTAA
- a CDS encoding 6-pyruvoyl trahydropterin synthase family protein translates to MPIVTVHRKAHFNAAHRLYNGEWSDERNATVFGKCSNPHYHGHNYELIVAVKGEVNPETGFVMDMKILKDIIEVEIEEKFDHKNLNEEVEEFKVLNPTAENIAVVIWQKLRKKIEINLDLIVTLYETPRNFVVYKGD, encoded by the coding sequence ATGCCTATAGTAACTGTACATCGTAAAGCTCATTTTAATGCAGCACATAGATTATATAATGGAGAGTGGAGTGACGAGAGAAATGCAACAGTTTTTGGTAAATGTTCAAACCCACATTATCATGGTCATAACTATGAGTTGATTGTTGCTGTTAAAGGTGAAGTCAATCCTGAAACTGGTTTTGTGATGGACATGAAAATTTTAAAAGACATAATAGAAGTTGAAATTGAAGAAAAATTCGATCATAAAAACTTAAACGAAGAAGTTGAAGAATTTAAAGTATTAAACCCTACCGCCGAGAATATTGCAGTCGTAATATGGCAAAAATTAAGAAAAAAAATTGAAATCAACCTAGACCTCATAGTTACTCTTTATGAAACACCACGAAATTTTGTTGTGTATAAAGGAGATTAA
- a CDS encoding type I phosphomannose isomerase catalytic subunit, with protein sequence MKLNYPIKFEPILKDKIWGGEKLVQILNKKSERNDIGESWEISDVEGDTSIVSNGELKGQNLKELIATFKGELVGNKIYNHFGDKFPLLIKFIDAKTALSIQLHPHDDLAKKRHNSFGKTEMWYVMQADEKANLIVGFKEDVTPEEYLKNLENKSLVDILNFDEVKKGDVYFIPTGRVHAIGAGVMLAEIQQTSDITYRIYDWDRVDNQGNERELHTEEAIDAIDYKAQEKYNTAYTKIQNESSTIVTCPYFTTNVLPILGEVNVNHNDKDSFVIYLCVEGEVELQYDVSETLNLKEGETVLIPATLKKFKISSQNQAELLEVYIK encoded by the coding sequence ATGAAATTAAATTACCCAATTAAATTTGAACCAATTTTAAAAGATAAAATATGGGGAGGAGAAAAATTAGTGCAAATTTTAAATAAAAAATCTGAAAGAAATGATATAGGTGAGAGTTGGGAAATATCAGATGTTGAAGGGGATACTTCAATAGTTTCAAATGGAGAATTAAAAGGTCAAAATTTAAAGGAATTAATAGCAACATTTAAAGGTGAATTAGTAGGGAATAAAATTTATAACCATTTTGGAGATAAATTTCCATTATTAATTAAATTTATTGATGCAAAAACTGCGTTAAGTATTCAATTACATCCACATGATGATTTAGCAAAAAAACGTCATAATTCATTTGGAAAAACTGAAATGTGGTATGTAATGCAAGCCGATGAAAAAGCAAATCTTATTGTAGGTTTTAAAGAAGATGTAACTCCAGAAGAGTATTTGAAAAATTTAGAAAATAAATCTTTAGTTGATATTTTAAATTTTGATGAAGTAAAAAAAGGAGATGTATATTTTATCCCAACAGGTAGAGTTCATGCTATTGGAGCAGGAGTAATGTTGGCTGAGATTCAACAAACTTCAGATATTACATATCGTATCTATGACTGGGATAGAGTAGATAACCAAGGAAATGAGCGTGAATTACATACCGAAGAGGCAATAGATGCTATAGACTATAAGGCTCAAGAAAAATATAATACAGCATACACTAAAATTCAAAATGAATCATCAACAATAGTTACATGTCCATATTTTACAACTAATGTATTGCCAATTTTAGGTGAAGTTAATGTAAATCATAATGATAAAGATTCATTTGTAATTTATTTGTGTGTAGAGGGTGAAGTTGAATTGCAATATGACGTAAGTGAAACTTTAAATTTAAAAGAAGGAGAAACAGTGTTAATTCCAGCAACTTTGAAGAAGTTTAAAATTTCCTCCCAAAATCAAGCAGAATTGTTGGAAGTTTATATTAAATAA
- a CDS encoding peroxiredoxin, giving the protein MSQKIIRVGDEIPLFALTDQNGKEFLIKNLIGRKKIVLFFYPKDFTPGCVREACSFRDQYDDFKNLGAEVIGISSDSLKSHQKFAEKYKLPYTLLSDTKGRVRKQFGVPKSVYGLLPGRMTYVIDEKGIVQLSFKNQFGTEKHIEQSLNLLKTQHNEIKLPN; this is encoded by the coding sequence ATGAGTCAAAAAATTATTAGAGTAGGAGATGAAATTCCACTTTTCGCACTAACCGATCAAAATGGTAAAGAATTTTTAATTAAAAACTTGATAGGACGAAAGAAAATAGTATTATTCTTTTATCCAAAGGATTTTACACCCGGATGTGTTCGAGAAGCTTGTAGTTTTAGAGATCAATATGATGATTTCAAAAACCTTGGAGCAGAAGTAATCGGAATAAGTTCCGATAGTTTAAAATCACATCAAAAATTTGCTGAAAAGTATAAACTTCCCTATACTTTATTGTCAGACACTAAAGGTAGAGTCCGAAAACAATTTGGAGTTCCAAAAAGTGTTTATGGTTTATTGCCAGGAAGAATGACATATGTTATCGATGAAAAAGGCATTGTACAATTAAGTTTTAAAAATCAGTTTGGAACTGAAAAACATATAGAACAATCACTAAATTTATTAAAAACACAACACAATGAAATTAAATTACCCAATTAA
- a CDS encoding lipocalin family protein, with translation MKKLKYVSILCLLFISACSDPDEDNIIDSATQSEILGTWTMTEFYTNNGRTITDVQGTELTTNFVSEGQDFETTVTFTENPNEVTSEGGYTTILTSTVLGQSLTQEVPTPSSGVTGTWSLNNGILAISNAAGTGNYEIIELS, from the coding sequence ATGAAAAAATTAAAGTATGTTTCAATTTTATGCCTTTTATTTATCTCTGCTTGTTCAGATCCAGATGAAGATAATATTATCGATTCGGCTACTCAATCAGAAATATTAGGCACTTGGACTATGACTGAGTTTTACACAAATAATGGAAGAACCATTACTGATGTTCAAGGAACTGAATTAACCACAAATTTTGTGTCGGAAGGTCAAGATTTTGAAACAACCGTGACATTTACTGAAAACCCAAATGAAGTTACATCAGAAGGTGGATATACCACAATATTAACTTCTACCGTATTAGGGCAATCTTTAACTCAAGAAGTGCCAACTCCTAGTTCTGGGGTTACTGGTACTTGGTCTTTAAATAATGGAATTTTAGCAATATCTAATGCTGCTGGAACTGGAAATTATGAAATTATTGAGTTATCTTAA